GTGATAATGTGATCAGGTGGGTTCCCTCCCTGGGCGTTGTAAAGCTGAGGGAAGCAGCCGGCTTGCACGCCTTCAACCGTATCTTTTGCTTTGGCCTCGCCGCTGCCGCATTGCTCGAAGGTGCCCTCGGCCAGATTGCGCCGTACCGCGCATTGATCACACATCATCAGCAAAATGTCCTTCTGTCTGGCAACTCGGGCTAGGCGCTCCCCAATTGGATCGCCTTGACGCAGACAAATGAGATTGTCATCGAAGAAGAACATACCGACGACCTCGGCGCCATGGTGATCGGCTTCGAGCTGGGGCAGGATCATGGTGGCTAGTTTGAAGGTGGAGGCCATGTGGGTAGCGAAGACGTAGGCGACTTTCATGTGGGACTCCTGATGATTGAAATTGTTATGGCGTAACAATGGCGTCAAGCGCTAGAAATAAACATGCACCGGAGTCGCCCTTCGCGTTCCGGGTTATAGGTTGCGTACTTCGTCAGATTGAGGAGCCATTCAATGACGTCGATAGACAGGTCTTTGCGCCCCATTGATATTCCGCTGCCGGAGGGTAAATTGTTTGATGGGGGCGTTATGTTCGTCAGGCTGCAAACACTGGATGCGCTGGAGCAGTTCTGGAAAGCACACCGTGACCGGTTCGGGTATGCCTGCGAGGGATGTGGAGGGCAGGATCGGCCCAACTTCCTGCATGAGTACGACTGGGTTTTTGGCCCATCAAAGTTGGCGGTTGTGAGGGCCGTACTGCGTTGGGGGCAATCGAATCTGGGCTGTGAGTTCGATGAAGGTGGGTGGTGGCGTTATTGTAACCTGCCGGTTAACCAAGACCCGGATGGATGGCCTATTATTGACTGGGATCGTAACGCCCCTATCGCCCAGATCGTGGAGGCGCTGCATGAACTGACCTTCGATGACTGGGGGGATCTGGGAGATAATCCAGAGGTAGAATCCCATGACCGTGACAGCCTGGACGAGATGATCCGCTACTGGAGGAAGGAGCAAAGGGCGGATGCGGGGTACTATGGGGAGGAAAATGAACGCAGAGCCTGAATGGTTGCTGATTATGGATACTATTGGGCCGATCCGTGCCTCTCGATGGCCAGTGTGTGACGTGTCTTCCCTTTTGGGTGGGACAGTCTTCTAGCCCTTTGCCTTTTGTCATGCAGCGCCGACGGCACTGCGGCCCTTTCGGATAGGGCCTTTGCCCTTCGATTTGCCCCTTCCCGTCGCCCTTTTGCCGGTATCGGCCCTTTGCGCCATTCGATGGCTTTGCCGGTCCTTTGGTGGGTTGGGGCAGGGTCGTGATTGGTGACATCAAGATCGTGGGCGCAACGTAAAAAGCCACACCCTTTCGGGGTGTGGCTTGGCGGTGTGCGGGGTTGGGGCAGATTGGGATGCGGGCGGGTGCGGAAAGAGGTGGAATGCAGCACCCGCGTGTTGATGAACAAAACCCTTGCAATAGTCTTTTGGCCTTGCCGTGCAACCATCACCATTGCCTGGTCCAGATCAGGGTGTGGGACCGGAACGTGAGCGGGCGCGGCCACCGGAGTGGTCCGCACAAAGGGGCGCTGCCGGTGTCCGGCGGCAGGCGGCCGGCGTGGTTGATGAAGGCCATTGCCTTCCCCGGGCCGTCTCAAAATAGAAAAAAGGGAAACGACCAGGGGAAAGCAATAGCCCGCACCGGTGCCGGCACCGTCGATGAGCCCGATGGTGTCGCGTTGAAGATGGGATCCACAGTAAAAAGAAGAAACGCCGGTTCACCACCGGCGCGTCGTTGAGCGCCTCCCTTCGTAGGTGCGCCGTTATAGTGTCGTTATAGGCGGGAGGGCAGGATCGGAGCCCGAAGGCTGCCCTGATTCTCGATCCGGCAGAGCGTCATGCCGCAAGCGGCAAGGGACCACGATGACCGTCGTGGCGGCGGGTGATGGGGGTATTGTGGCATGATGGTGGCTATACCGCCAGAGCATAACCGGGGCTGGAAAGCCGACGATTCTCTATAACGACGCGATGTCACGGCATCATCGGGCGCAGGGAGGCTCTGCCGTCACCGTCGTCACTCAAGAGAGTTAAGAGAGAGGTTCGTGGCGGGCCACTTCCGCCGCCTTTTTGAAGACCCAATGGGGCACGCCCCCCCCCAGCTGCGTCAACGCCTGTTGGAGAAGGCTCAGTTGCCGACGATGAAGGCAGGAATAGAGTGAAGGGCCGGGCTGTCGAGGACGCTTGGGTTTCTCTGTGACGTGGTATCCACGGAGTAGTTTTCGAAATTCAATGGTGACCCAGATCGGACGTCCCTTCCAGTCTCCTGCTTCCTGTATTGGAGTCATGACTGTTTATTCTCTCACTACCACGGTATGGGCCGCTTGGTGACGCGCACTCTGTTGCGCCACCCGTGCCCAAGTGGGGGACACGCACCCTGAGGTGCGCCAGCGCCTTCTGACAGCCCAGCAATTGACGCCAGTTCGCGCTGGAATAGATCCGGTGACGGCTCCCTCTGGTGTCCTGAAACTCAACCAACATGTAATACCCCCGCAGGCTTTCCCGATAGCTGATGATGACCCACACCGCCTCACCTCGGCGGTCCCCCCAAGCAACGCACTGGTGACATGCCTGCCCTCCTTCCTTGCGGTCCTTTCGGACGCGATGCGCTCCGCCCGCCCGTGTTCCTTGGGCGATGGCTCCTTAATAACGGGGCAGGACTGGTTTAAAAAGAGTGCGATATCAAAAATGTGCATTTAAACCGTCAGCCACCGTACATTACACACTGGTAGCAAGGGCTTGGATCACAGCGGGATTTCCGGGAACTCAATTGTGTGATTTGAAGTGCCGTGCTTTTTCCGACCCCGCTGGATGCAGCCGTTCTGTTCGCACACCGAATTCCCGATACACTGGACGAGCTACTACGACACCGCGCCGGGGAAGGAGCTTCTTGTGAAATACGTGAATTTCGCAGCGCTCAAGACGAGCCTGGTGCGGCTGCTCCTCAGTGCTGTCAATGTCACTACGGCGGAGTTCGAAGTCTTTGACAGCTATGTTGACGCCCTCAGCATATCCTGGCGAGCGGCAGCCTGCCGCTGGGTTTCCCCTGGACGGTCATTGACGGCAAGGCCTACTGGGACGGTGGCATTGTCAGCAACTCACCACTTGATTTTCTCATCCATCACTACGGTTCGGACGGGAAGCGCGTTTATACCGTCGATCTGTTTTCTCGGGCACAAGTCCGCTTTTGACCAACATGATGGAGCTGAAGCGACCCGTCATGGTTCCGCTCATAGCAGTCGCCAACTGGTCCTGCATCGCATCCACGTCCAGCCCGGACTGTGTCAGTGCGGTTCGGAATAATCGTCAGCATCGGTAGGCCGGTGCGGTCTGCTCCATCTGGATATCGGCGATGCCCTCCACGTCGCCGATAGCGGTCTCGATAGCCATGCCCAGTTGCTCCAGCTGATCGAAGTCGTCGCCGTACACCTTGATAACCAATTCCGTGCGCACGCCGGCGAGCAGCTCGTTGAAGCGCATCTGGATTGGCTGCAGGAATTCGTGGCGGTTGCCGGGGATCGGCTCAACCAATTGCGCCAGTTCATTGACCTGCTGCACCCGGACGGGGCCGCTCACTCATCCCACAGCTTGAGAATGATGATGGCCTGTTCATCAGCAGGCCAAAGTCCGGCGTATCCAAGCTCATCAGGTTGGATCTGACTCGGGTCTGCACCATGCCGGTGACTGTTATCAGCATCGCTATCGGGATTACCTGCGTAGTCAGGAATATGGTGTGCACATCTCGTTAAGTTTTTGTTAAGTTATTGTTTTTTAAGGTATTTTTTGTGGAAGCTCATTTGAGCCCTTGCCTCCGTGGACGGTATTGCCTCTCTCTGGTAGTGCTTCTTCAAATCACTGGGTTATCAGGAAAAGCAAATATTGAAAATTGGTTGGACAACCAATAAAATACCGAGCAAGCGTATGATACACACTTGTAATGTTCTAAATGGAGGCCCTGATGAGCGCAATCTCTATTCAGCCCCGTAAAGTAGATTTCGACGTGTCCTCTGTGCCGCGCCACTGGAATGGCGGTGATCCTGTTTTAACCCGTTTTTTTGACGCCTTGTCGGTGCACTTCCCCGAGGGGGAGCGGTTTTTTATCCAGTCGGTGCGTCATTTCCAGGATCAGGTGACGGACCAGCGCTTGCGTGAAGATATTCGCCATTTCATTCGTCAGGAGGGGCAGCACGGTATTGTCCATGATCGTTTCAATGACGTGATGGAGGCGCAGGGAATCGATGTCGATCAAATTACCCGCAACCTGCGTCGTTTTATTCGTACGACACAGAAATACATGCCGGAAAAGTATCAACTGGCGATGACCGCGGCTTTCGAGCATTTTACCGCCACTCTGGGCGAGGCGATGCTCAAGGATGAAACGGATATGTTCCGAGATGCGGATCCGGTAATGCGGGCGATGTTTCTCTGGCATGGTGTGGAAGAGGTTGAGCACAAGGCAGTGGCGTACGATGTATACCGAACCGCGGCAGGCGGGGGTTATTTGACTCGCGCTTCGGCCTTGGTGGTTGCCATGCTGATGGTGCACCTGGTCGTCGGACCGGTGTTCGTGAATATGTTGCGTCTTGACGGTGCGATGCGACGGCCGACGGTAGTGCTGCGTGGTCTAAACCGGCTCTACGGTCATCGCGGTATTCTGACCCGCATGTTGCCCGAGTTTATTGCGTGGTTCCGTCCGGGATTCCACCCCTGGGAAACGGGCATGCCGGAGAAAGTCGCGGCATGGTTGAAGGAGTACGGAGAGCATGGTGATCCGATGCGGGCATCGGCCGCCGTATATGAAACCGAGCCGGTGAGCGAGGCCGCCTGAATGGTCGGCGGAGAAGTGTCTGAAACGGCTGTAAGGCAAAAGATCGGGGCGCGTCACTGCCACAGGCCGGGCAGGCACTGTGGCAGTTCGGCCATCCGTGACTTGCTTGAGTTCCACGGCTTGGTGATGAGCGAGGCTTGCTGTTTTGGTCTTGGGGCCGGACTCGGCATTACCTATGTGGAGACTGCAGCCTCCAATACCCCTTTCATCGTCCATGTGCGTTCAATGGAATTCGAGGAAAACGTATTCAATACTTTGGATGTTCCCTTTTCCTGGCGCAGCTACCGCGATCAACGGTCCGCCAATACGGATCTCAAAGGGGGGCTGAATGAGAATCGACCCGCATTGTTGTTAACTGACATTTTCCATTTGCCCTACTTCCAAAGCAGCACACATTTTCCAGGGCACGCCATCGTGGCATGGTTATATGACGAGGAGCGGGACGAGGTGTTGGTCAGTGATACCGAACGCCCG
This sequence is a window from Alloalcanivorax dieselolei B5. Protein-coding genes within it:
- a CDS encoding efflux RND transporter permease subunit → MSGPVRVQQVNELAQLVEPIPGNRHEFLQPIQMRFNELLAGVRTELVIKVYGDDFDQLEQLGMAIETAIGDVEGIADIQMEQTAPAYRC
- a CDS encoding metal-dependent hydrolase gives rise to the protein MSAISIQPRKVDFDVSSVPRHWNGGDPVLTRFFDALSVHFPEGERFFIQSVRHFQDQVTDQRLREDIRHFIRQEGQHGIVHDRFNDVMEAQGIDVDQITRNLRRFIRTTQKYMPEKYQLAMTAAFEHFTATLGEAMLKDETDMFRDADPVMRAMFLWHGVEEVEHKAVAYDVYRTAAGGGYLTRASALVVAMLMVHLVVGPVFVNMLRLDGAMRRPTVVLRGLNRLYGHRGILTRMLPEFIAWFRPGFHPWETGMPEKVAAWLKEYGEHGDPMRASAAVYETEPVSEAA
- a CDS encoding patatin-like phospholipase family protein, with the translated sequence MASGSLPLGFPWTVIDGKAYWDGGIVSNSPLDFLIHHYGSDGKRVYTVDLFSRAQVRF
- a CDS encoding SaoD/DsrE family protein, translated to MKVAYVFATHMASTFKLATMILPQLEADHHGAEVVGMFFFDDNLICLRQGDPIGERLARVARQKDILLMMCDQCAVRRNLAEGTFEQCGSGEAKAKDTVEGVQAGCFPQLYNAQGGNPPDHIITL